The following proteins are encoded in a genomic region of Danio rerio strain Tuebingen ecotype United States chromosome 16, GRCz12tu, whole genome shotgun sequence:
- the si:dkey-11o1.3 gene encoding cell adhesion molecule CEACAM20-like isoform X2, translating to MEDSGSYSLTVITSSANQLRGETSLQVFEIISNVTLTGPEEALIEGESSANFTSEGSGGTVTSVQWMKDNSPLSSSSRIIFSSENRSVSISPVERSDTGEYQCTYSNPVSSETAKLTLIINYGPDGVLIKGPDVVDLGVQVFLSCFANSEPSASFSWLFNGSNTGVTTDKFTIDKSDFTDSGEYICTAFNEFTNQRKADAHLLLVKAGGGGLSAGAIAGIVIGVLIAVSGICGLFVYLTKTNKIPKLNRKEKAQASGEPAKSKEETEPYYEELTNVQRTNGGRMAQGKNTSFKENEYVNVKHGPPKNS from the exons AAATAATATCTAATGTTACACTTACTGGTCCAGAAGAAGCATTAATCGAGGGTGAATCATCTGCTAACTTCACCTCTGAGGGAAGCGGAGGCACCGTCACCTCTGTGCAGTGGATGAAGGATAACAGTCCTCTGTCTTCTAGCAGCAGAATCATCTTCTCATCTGAAAACAGATCAGTGTCCATCAGTCCAGTGGAGAGATCAGACACTGGAGAATATCAGTGTACATACAGTAACCCTGTCAGCTCTGAGACGGCAAAACTCACCCTGATCATCAACT ATGGACCAGATGGTGTTTTAATTAAAGGTCCAGATGTGGTGGATTTAGGGGTTCAAGTGTTTTTGTCTTGCTTTGCAAATTCTGAACCTTCTGCTTCATTCAGCTGGTTGTTTAATGGGTCAAACACTGGTGTGACCACAGACAAATTCACCATAGATAAGTCTGACTTCACAGACAGTGGAGAATACATCTGTACAGCTTTTAATGAGTTCACAAACCAAAGAAAAGCTGATGCACATCTTTTGTTAGTTAAAG CTGGAGGTGGAGGACTGTCAGCAGGTGCGATAGCAGGGATTGTCATTGGGGTTTTAATTGCAGTTTCAGGCATTTGTGGCCTGTTCGTCTATTTAACAAAAACCAACAAAAT CCCAAAGTTAAACAGAAAGGAAAAAGCACAGGCAAGTGGAG aaCCAGCAAAAAGCAAAGAAGAGACC GAACCATACTATGAAGAACTGACTAATGTCCAAAGAACTAATGGAGGGCGAATGGCTCAGGGAAAGAATACAAGCTTCAAAGAAAATgagtatgtaaatgtaaaacatggaCCTCCAAAGAACTCCTGA
- the si:dkey-11o1.3 gene encoding cell adhesion molecule CEACAM20-like isoform X3, translated as MKDNSPLSSSSRIIFSSENRSVSISPVERSDTGEYQCTYSNPVSSETAKLTLIINYGPDGVLIKGPDVVDLGVQVFLSCFANSEPSASFSWLFNGSNTGVTTDKFTIDKSDFTDSGEYICTAFNEFTNQRKADAHLLLVKAGGGGLSAGAIAGIVIGVLIAVSGICGLFVYLTKTNKIPKLNRKEKAQASGEPAKSKEETEPYYEELTNVQRTNGGRMAQGKNTSFKENEYVNVKHGPPKNS; from the exons ATGAAGGATAACAGTCCTCTGTCTTCTAGCAGCAGAATCATCTTCTCATCTGAAAACAGATCAGTGTCCATCAGTCCAGTGGAGAGATCAGACACTGGAGAATATCAGTGTACATACAGTAACCCTGTCAGCTCTGAGACGGCAAAACTCACCCTGATCATCAACT ATGGACCAGATGGTGTTTTAATTAAAGGTCCAGATGTGGTGGATTTAGGGGTTCAAGTGTTTTTGTCTTGCTTTGCAAATTCTGAACCTTCTGCTTCATTCAGCTGGTTGTTTAATGGGTCAAACACTGGTGTGACCACAGACAAATTCACCATAGATAAGTCTGACTTCACAGACAGTGGAGAATACATCTGTACAGCTTTTAATGAGTTCACAAACCAAAGAAAAGCTGATGCACATCTTTTGTTAGTTAAAG CTGGAGGTGGAGGACTGTCAGCAGGTGCGATAGCAGGGATTGTCATTGGGGTTTTAATTGCAGTTTCAGGCATTTGTGGCCTGTTCGTCTATTTAACAAAAACCAACAAAAT CCCAAAGTTAAACAGAAAGGAAAAAGCACAGGCAAGTGGAG aaCCAGCAAAAAGCAAAGAAGAGACC GAACCATACTATGAAGAACTGACTAATGTCCAAAGAACTAATGGAGGGCGAATGGCTCAGGGAAAGAATACAAGCTTCAAAGAAAATgagtatgtaaatgtaaaacatggaCCTCCAAAGAACTCCTGA
- the LOC108179508 gene encoding hemicentin-1 isoform X2: MFMNTRWRSELIVCIVYQPFVLKQIRRFELQLHADQSSIMMVFRGLYWTLWMFSCIENIHNRLIVPEQSLTEDESSVNTISLPHAVQVQGKDHQLPELINGAVGGSVKFTPNNPPSTAIDIINWQFGTTIILTGNPDSPFVASAYRDRVSFDKNTLALELRNLKLEDSGSYSLTVVPSSGDQVRGETALQVFEQSLAEDESSVNTISLPHAVQVQGQNVDRDLQIPELTNEVVGGSVKFIPNNPPSTAIKVVQWKFGTTGILTGPPDSPLIVSTYRNRISFDKNTLSLELRNLKLEDSGSYSLIALDSGANQLRGETSLQVFEENVDEDLQLPELTTGGVGGHVMFIPNKIPSTAIDVIIWQFGTTIILTGNPDSPSVTSAYRDRVSFDKSTLSLELRNLKLEDSGSYSLTLLTSSGDQLRGETLLHVFDYIHDVILIGPEEALIERESSANITSKGSGTITSVQWMKDNSPLSSSSRIIFSSDNRSVSISPVERSDTGEYQCTYSNPVSSETAKLTLIINYGPDGVSIRGPDVVDSGVRVSLSCSAKSEPSASFSWTFNGLDTGVTSDTLTVDKTDFTDSGEYICTAFNRITNRRESQKHMLLVQGKDHQLPELINGAVGESVKFTPNNPPSTAIDIINWQFGTTIILTGNPDSPVVASAYRDRVSFDKNTLALELRNLKLEDSGSYSLTVVLSSGDQVRGETTLQVFETVALDDFSTSGATGQH, translated from the exons ATGTTCATGAACACTAGGTGGCGCAGTGAGCTTATAGTCTGCATTGTATATCAGCCGTTTGTCTTGAAACAGATCAGACGATTTGAGCTGCAGCTCCATGCAGATCAGAGCTCGATCATGATGGTTTTTCGTGGATTATACTGGACTCTGTGGATGTTCTCATGTATTG AAAATATACATAATAGGCTTATTGTTCCAGAGCAATCATTAACAGAGGATGAGTCATCTGTTAACACCATCTCTTTACCACATGCTGTACAAGTTCAAG GTAAAGATCATCAGTTGCCTGAGCTGATTAATGGAGCAGTAGGAGGAAGCGTAAAGTTCACCCCTAATAATCCACCATCAACTGCGATTGATATAATCAACTGGCAATTTGGAACAACTATTATATTGACTGGAAATCCTGATTCACCATTTGTTGCCTCAGCATATAGAGACAGAGTCAGTTTTGACAAAAACACTCTCGCTCTGGAGCTGCGGAACCTAAAACTAGAGGATTCTGGATCATACAGTCTGACTGTGGTCCCTAGTAGTGGAGATCAAGTTAGAGGAGAAACTGCACTACAGGTGTTTG AGCAATCATTAGCAGAGGATGAGTCATCTGTTAACACCATCTCTTTACCACATGCTGTACAAGTTCAAG GACAAAATGTAGATCGAGATCTTCAGATTCCTGAGCTGACTAATGAAGTAGTAGGAGGAAGCGTGAAGTTCATCCCTAATAACCCACCATCAACAGCAATTAAAGTAGTTCAATGGAAATTTGGAACAACTGGTATACTGACAGGACCACCCGATTCACCGTTAATAGTCTCAACATACAGAAACAGAATCAGTTTTGACAAAAACACTCTCTCTTTGGAGCTCCGGAACCTGAAACTGGAGGACTCTGGATCATACAGTCTGATTGCTCTTGATAGTGGTGCAAATCAACTTAGAGGAGAAACTTCACTACAGGTGTTCG AGGAAAATGTAGATGAAGATCTTCAGCTTCCTGAACTGACTACTGGAGGAGTTGGAGGACATGTGATGTTTATCCCTAATAAGATACCATCAACTGCGATTGATGTAATTATTTGGCAATTTGGAACAACAATTATATTGACTGGAAATCCTGATTCACCCTCTGTAACTTCAGCATATAGAGACAGAGTCAGTTTTGACAAAAGCACTCTCTCTCTGGAGCTGAGGAACCTAAAACTGGAGGATTCTGGATCATACAGTCTGACTCTTCTTACCAGTAGTGGAGATCAACTTAGAGGAGAAACTTTATTACATGTGTTCG ATTACATACATGATGTCATACTTATTGGTCCAGAAGAAGCATTAATTGAGAGAGAATCATCTGCCAACATCACCTCTAAAGGAAGCGGCACCATCACCTCTGTGCAGTGGATGAAGGATAACAGTCCTCTGTCTTCTAGCAGCAGAATCATCTTCTCATCTGATAACAGATCAGTGTCCATCAGTCCAGTGGAGAGATCAGATACTGGAGAATATCAGTGTACATACAGTAACCCTGTCAGCTCTGAGACGGCAAAACTCACCCTGATCATCAACT ATGGACCAGATGGTGTTTCTATTAGGGGTCCAGATGTGGTGGATTCAGGGGTTAGAGTGTCTCTGTCTTGTTCTGCAAAGTCTGAACCTTCTGCTTCATTCAGCTGGACGTTTAATGGGTTAGACACTGGTGTGACTAGTGACACATTGACCGTTGATAAGACTGACTTCACAGACAGTGGAGAATACATCTGTACAGCTTTTAACAGAATCACAAACAGAAgagaatcacaaaaacatatgttACTAGTTCAAG GTAAAGATCATCAGTTGCCTGAGCTGATTAATGGAGCAGTAGGAGAAAGCGTAAAGTTCACCCCTAATAATCCACCATCAACTGCGATTGATATAATCAACTGGCAATTTGGAACAACTATTATATTGACTGGAAATCCTGATTCCCCAGTTGTAGCCTCAGCATATAGAGACAGAGTTAGTTTTGACAAAAACACTCTCGCTCTGGAGCTGCGGAACCTAAAACTAGAGGATTCTGGATCATACAGTCTGACTGTGGTCCtgag
- the LOC108179508 gene encoding hemicentin-1 isoform X1 gives MFMNTRWRSELIVCIVYQPFVLKQIRRFELQLHADQSSIMMVFRGLYWTLWMFSCIENIHNRLIVPEQSLTEDESSVNTISLPHAVQVQGKDHQLPELINGAVGGSVKFTPNNPPSTAIDIINWQFGTTIILTGNPDSPFVASAYRDRVSFDKNTLALELRNLKLEDSGSYSLTVVPSSGDQVRGETALQVFEKINNRLIVPEQSLAEDESSVNTISLPHAVQVQGQNVDRDLQIPELTNEVVGGSVKFIPNNPPSTAIKVVQWKFGTTGILTGPPDSPLIVSTYRNRISFDKNTLSLELRNLKLEDSGSYSLIALDSGANQLRGETSLQVFEENVDEDLQLPELTTGGVGGHVMFIPNKIPSTAIDVIIWQFGTTIILTGNPDSPSVTSAYRDRVSFDKSTLSLELRNLKLEDSGSYSLTLLTSSGDQLRGETLLHVFDYIHDVILIGPEEALIERESSANITSKGSGTITSVQWMKDNSPLSSSSRIIFSSDNRSVSISPVERSDTGEYQCTYSNPVSSETAKLTLIINYGPDGVSIRGPDVVDSGVRVSLSCSAKSEPSASFSWTFNGLDTGVTSDTLTVDKTDFTDSGEYICTAFNRITNRRESQKHMLLVQGKDHQLPELINGAVGESVKFTPNNPPSTAIDIINWQFGTTIILTGNPDSPVVASAYRDRVSFDKNTLALELRNLKLEDSGSYSLTVVLSSGDQVRGETTLQVFETVALDDFSTSGATGQH, from the exons ATGTTCATGAACACTAGGTGGCGCAGTGAGCTTATAGTCTGCATTGTATATCAGCCGTTTGTCTTGAAACAGATCAGACGATTTGAGCTGCAGCTCCATGCAGATCAGAGCTCGATCATGATGGTTTTTCGTGGATTATACTGGACTCTGTGGATGTTCTCATGTATTG AAAATATACATAATAGGCTTATTGTTCCAGAGCAATCATTAACAGAGGATGAGTCATCTGTTAACACCATCTCTTTACCACATGCTGTACAAGTTCAAG GTAAAGATCATCAGTTGCCTGAGCTGATTAATGGAGCAGTAGGAGGAAGCGTAAAGTTCACCCCTAATAATCCACCATCAACTGCGATTGATATAATCAACTGGCAATTTGGAACAACTATTATATTGACTGGAAATCCTGATTCACCATTTGTTGCCTCAGCATATAGAGACAGAGTCAGTTTTGACAAAAACACTCTCGCTCTGGAGCTGCGGAACCTAAAACTAGAGGATTCTGGATCATACAGTCTGACTGTGGTCCCTAGTAGTGGAGATCAAGTTAGAGGAGAAACTGCACTACAGGTGTTTG aaaaaataaataataggctTATTGTTCCAGAGCAATCATTAGCAGAGGATGAGTCATCTGTTAACACCATCTCTTTACCACATGCTGTACAAGTTCAAG GACAAAATGTAGATCGAGATCTTCAGATTCCTGAGCTGACTAATGAAGTAGTAGGAGGAAGCGTGAAGTTCATCCCTAATAACCCACCATCAACAGCAATTAAAGTAGTTCAATGGAAATTTGGAACAACTGGTATACTGACAGGACCACCCGATTCACCGTTAATAGTCTCAACATACAGAAACAGAATCAGTTTTGACAAAAACACTCTCTCTTTGGAGCTCCGGAACCTGAAACTGGAGGACTCTGGATCATACAGTCTGATTGCTCTTGATAGTGGTGCAAATCAACTTAGAGGAGAAACTTCACTACAGGTGTTCG AGGAAAATGTAGATGAAGATCTTCAGCTTCCTGAACTGACTACTGGAGGAGTTGGAGGACATGTGATGTTTATCCCTAATAAGATACCATCAACTGCGATTGATGTAATTATTTGGCAATTTGGAACAACAATTATATTGACTGGAAATCCTGATTCACCCTCTGTAACTTCAGCATATAGAGACAGAGTCAGTTTTGACAAAAGCACTCTCTCTCTGGAGCTGAGGAACCTAAAACTGGAGGATTCTGGATCATACAGTCTGACTCTTCTTACCAGTAGTGGAGATCAACTTAGAGGAGAAACTTTATTACATGTGTTCG ATTACATACATGATGTCATACTTATTGGTCCAGAAGAAGCATTAATTGAGAGAGAATCATCTGCCAACATCACCTCTAAAGGAAGCGGCACCATCACCTCTGTGCAGTGGATGAAGGATAACAGTCCTCTGTCTTCTAGCAGCAGAATCATCTTCTCATCTGATAACAGATCAGTGTCCATCAGTCCAGTGGAGAGATCAGATACTGGAGAATATCAGTGTACATACAGTAACCCTGTCAGCTCTGAGACGGCAAAACTCACCCTGATCATCAACT ATGGACCAGATGGTGTTTCTATTAGGGGTCCAGATGTGGTGGATTCAGGGGTTAGAGTGTCTCTGTCTTGTTCTGCAAAGTCTGAACCTTCTGCTTCATTCAGCTGGACGTTTAATGGGTTAGACACTGGTGTGACTAGTGACACATTGACCGTTGATAAGACTGACTTCACAGACAGTGGAGAATACATCTGTACAGCTTTTAACAGAATCACAAACAGAAgagaatcacaaaaacatatgttACTAGTTCAAG GTAAAGATCATCAGTTGCCTGAGCTGATTAATGGAGCAGTAGGAGAAAGCGTAAAGTTCACCCCTAATAATCCACCATCAACTGCGATTGATATAATCAACTGGCAATTTGGAACAACTATTATATTGACTGGAAATCCTGATTCCCCAGTTGTAGCCTCAGCATATAGAGACAGAGTTAGTTTTGACAAAAACACTCTCGCTCTGGAGCTGCGGAACCTAAAACTAGAGGATTCTGGATCATACAGTCTGACTGTGGTCCtgag
- the LOC108179508 gene encoding neural cell adhesion molecule 1 isoform X3 — MFMNTRWRSELIVCIVYQPFVLKQIRRFELQLHADQSSIMMVFRGLYWTLWMFSCIENIHNRLIVPEQSLTEDESSVNTISLPHAVQVQGKDHQLPELINGAVGGSVKFTPNNPPSTAIDIINWQFGTTIILTGNPDSPFVASAYRDRVSFDKNTLALELRNLKLEDSGSYSLTVVPSSGDQVRGETALQVFEKINNRLIVPEQSLAEDESSVNTISLPHAVQVQGQNVDRDLQIPELTNEVVGGSVKFIPNNPPSTAIKVVQWKFGTTGILTGPPDSPLIVSTYRNRISFDKNTLSLELRNLKLEDSGSYSLIALDSGANQLRGETSLQVFEENVDEDLQLPELTTGGVGGHVMFIPNKIPSTAIDVIIWQFGTTIILTGNPDSPSVTSAYRDRVSFDKSTLSLELRNLKLEDSGSYSLTLLTSSGDQLRGETLLHVFDYIHDVILIGPEEALIERESSANITSKGSGTITSVQWMKDNSPLSSSSRIIFSSDNRSVSISPVERSDTGEYQCTYSNPVSSETAKLTLIINYGPDGVSIRGPDVVDSGVRVSLSCSAKSEPSASFSWTFNGLDTGVTSDTLTVDKTDFTDSGEYICTAFNRITNRRESQKHMLLVQETVALDDFSTSGATGQH; from the exons ATGTTCATGAACACTAGGTGGCGCAGTGAGCTTATAGTCTGCATTGTATATCAGCCGTTTGTCTTGAAACAGATCAGACGATTTGAGCTGCAGCTCCATGCAGATCAGAGCTCGATCATGATGGTTTTTCGTGGATTATACTGGACTCTGTGGATGTTCTCATGTATTG AAAATATACATAATAGGCTTATTGTTCCAGAGCAATCATTAACAGAGGATGAGTCATCTGTTAACACCATCTCTTTACCACATGCTGTACAAGTTCAAG GTAAAGATCATCAGTTGCCTGAGCTGATTAATGGAGCAGTAGGAGGAAGCGTAAAGTTCACCCCTAATAATCCACCATCAACTGCGATTGATATAATCAACTGGCAATTTGGAACAACTATTATATTGACTGGAAATCCTGATTCACCATTTGTTGCCTCAGCATATAGAGACAGAGTCAGTTTTGACAAAAACACTCTCGCTCTGGAGCTGCGGAACCTAAAACTAGAGGATTCTGGATCATACAGTCTGACTGTGGTCCCTAGTAGTGGAGATCAAGTTAGAGGAGAAACTGCACTACAGGTGTTTG aaaaaataaataataggctTATTGTTCCAGAGCAATCATTAGCAGAGGATGAGTCATCTGTTAACACCATCTCTTTACCACATGCTGTACAAGTTCAAG GACAAAATGTAGATCGAGATCTTCAGATTCCTGAGCTGACTAATGAAGTAGTAGGAGGAAGCGTGAAGTTCATCCCTAATAACCCACCATCAACAGCAATTAAAGTAGTTCAATGGAAATTTGGAACAACTGGTATACTGACAGGACCACCCGATTCACCGTTAATAGTCTCAACATACAGAAACAGAATCAGTTTTGACAAAAACACTCTCTCTTTGGAGCTCCGGAACCTGAAACTGGAGGACTCTGGATCATACAGTCTGATTGCTCTTGATAGTGGTGCAAATCAACTTAGAGGAGAAACTTCACTACAGGTGTTCG AGGAAAATGTAGATGAAGATCTTCAGCTTCCTGAACTGACTACTGGAGGAGTTGGAGGACATGTGATGTTTATCCCTAATAAGATACCATCAACTGCGATTGATGTAATTATTTGGCAATTTGGAACAACAATTATATTGACTGGAAATCCTGATTCACCCTCTGTAACTTCAGCATATAGAGACAGAGTCAGTTTTGACAAAAGCACTCTCTCTCTGGAGCTGAGGAACCTAAAACTGGAGGATTCTGGATCATACAGTCTGACTCTTCTTACCAGTAGTGGAGATCAACTTAGAGGAGAAACTTTATTACATGTGTTCG ATTACATACATGATGTCATACTTATTGGTCCAGAAGAAGCATTAATTGAGAGAGAATCATCTGCCAACATCACCTCTAAAGGAAGCGGCACCATCACCTCTGTGCAGTGGATGAAGGATAACAGTCCTCTGTCTTCTAGCAGCAGAATCATCTTCTCATCTGATAACAGATCAGTGTCCATCAGTCCAGTGGAGAGATCAGATACTGGAGAATATCAGTGTACATACAGTAACCCTGTCAGCTCTGAGACGGCAAAACTCACCCTGATCATCAACT ATGGACCAGATGGTGTTTCTATTAGGGGTCCAGATGTGGTGGATTCAGGGGTTAGAGTGTCTCTGTCTTGTTCTGCAAAGTCTGAACCTTCTGCTTCATTCAGCTGGACGTTTAATGGGTTAGACACTGGTGTGACTAGTGACACATTGACCGTTGATAAGACTGACTTCACAGACAGTGGAGAATACATCTGTACAGCTTTTAACAGAATCACAAACAGAAgagaatcacaaaaacatatgttACTAGTTCAAG
- the LOC108179508 gene encoding cell adhesion molecule CEACAM5 isoform X4 translates to MFMNTRWRSELIVCIVYQPFVLKQIRRFELQLHADQSSIMMVFRGLYWTLWMFSCIENIHNRLIVPEQSLTEDESSVNTISLPHAVQVQGKDHQLPELINGAVGGSVKFTPNNPPSTAIDIINWQFGTTIILTGNPDSPFVASAYRDRVSFDKNTLALELRNLKLEDSGSYSLTVVPSSGDQVRGETALQVFEKINNRLIVPEQSLAEDESSVNTISLPHAVQVQGQNVDRDLQIPELTNEVVGGSVKFIPNNPPSTAIKVVQWKFGTTGILTGPPDSPLIVSTYRNRISFDKNTLSLELRNLKLEDSGSYSLIALDSGANQLRGETSLQVFEENVDEDLQLPELTTGGVGGHVMFIPNKIPSTAIDVIIWQFGTTIILTGNPDSPSVTSAYRDRVSFDKSTLSLELRNLKLEDSGSYSLTLLTSSGDQLRGETLLHVFDYIHDVILIGPEEALIERESSANITSKGSGTITSVQWMKDNSPLSSSSRIIFSSDNRSVSISPVERSDTGEYQCTYSNPVSSETAKLTLIIN, encoded by the exons ATGTTCATGAACACTAGGTGGCGCAGTGAGCTTATAGTCTGCATTGTATATCAGCCGTTTGTCTTGAAACAGATCAGACGATTTGAGCTGCAGCTCCATGCAGATCAGAGCTCGATCATGATGGTTTTTCGTGGATTATACTGGACTCTGTGGATGTTCTCATGTATTG AAAATATACATAATAGGCTTATTGTTCCAGAGCAATCATTAACAGAGGATGAGTCATCTGTTAACACCATCTCTTTACCACATGCTGTACAAGTTCAAG GTAAAGATCATCAGTTGCCTGAGCTGATTAATGGAGCAGTAGGAGGAAGCGTAAAGTTCACCCCTAATAATCCACCATCAACTGCGATTGATATAATCAACTGGCAATTTGGAACAACTATTATATTGACTGGAAATCCTGATTCACCATTTGTTGCCTCAGCATATAGAGACAGAGTCAGTTTTGACAAAAACACTCTCGCTCTGGAGCTGCGGAACCTAAAACTAGAGGATTCTGGATCATACAGTCTGACTGTGGTCCCTAGTAGTGGAGATCAAGTTAGAGGAGAAACTGCACTACAGGTGTTTG aaaaaataaataataggctTATTGTTCCAGAGCAATCATTAGCAGAGGATGAGTCATCTGTTAACACCATCTCTTTACCACATGCTGTACAAGTTCAAG GACAAAATGTAGATCGAGATCTTCAGATTCCTGAGCTGACTAATGAAGTAGTAGGAGGAAGCGTGAAGTTCATCCCTAATAACCCACCATCAACAGCAATTAAAGTAGTTCAATGGAAATTTGGAACAACTGGTATACTGACAGGACCACCCGATTCACCGTTAATAGTCTCAACATACAGAAACAGAATCAGTTTTGACAAAAACACTCTCTCTTTGGAGCTCCGGAACCTGAAACTGGAGGACTCTGGATCATACAGTCTGATTGCTCTTGATAGTGGTGCAAATCAACTTAGAGGAGAAACTTCACTACAGGTGTTCG AGGAAAATGTAGATGAAGATCTTCAGCTTCCTGAACTGACTACTGGAGGAGTTGGAGGACATGTGATGTTTATCCCTAATAAGATACCATCAACTGCGATTGATGTAATTATTTGGCAATTTGGAACAACAATTATATTGACTGGAAATCCTGATTCACCCTCTGTAACTTCAGCATATAGAGACAGAGTCAGTTTTGACAAAAGCACTCTCTCTCTGGAGCTGAGGAACCTAAAACTGGAGGATTCTGGATCATACAGTCTGACTCTTCTTACCAGTAGTGGAGATCAACTTAGAGGAGAAACTTTATTACATGTGTTCG ATTACATACATGATGTCATACTTATTGGTCCAGAAGAAGCATTAATTGAGAGAGAATCATCTGCCAACATCACCTCTAAAGGAAGCGGCACCATCACCTCTGTGCAGTGGATGAAGGATAACAGTCCTCTGTCTTCTAGCAGCAGAATCATCTTCTCATCTGATAACAGATCAGTGTCCATCAGTCCAGTGGAGAGATCAGATACTGGAGAATATCAGTGTACATACAGTAACCCTGTCAGCTCTGAGACGGCAAAACTCACCCTGATCATCAACT